A region from the Aquimarina sp. ERC-38 genome encodes:
- a CDS encoding PDDEXK nuclease domain-containing protein, protein MTDKKVSNINQIAKEIQLLIEQSKQQVALSVNTTMSLMYWQIGRKINKEVLKYERGTYGKQIVLLLSKQLTTEYGKSFSEKNLRRMMQFASCFPKENIVVPMIRQLSWTHILALIPMEDPLKRKFYLQLCIHEKWSVRTFRERIKSMLYERTAISKKPEETIRKDLAKLYKDQNISPDLVFRDPYFLDFLGLSDSYSEQDLESSILIELQRFIIELGSDFAFMARQKRIMIDSRDYYIDLLFYHRRLKSLVAIDLKIGEFEASFKGQMELYLRYLEKYEIVEGENSPIGLILCTGKNEEHVELLQLDKSNIRIAEYLTLLPSKEILQNKLHRAIEIAKNKSNNKKS, encoded by the coding sequence ATGACAGATAAAAAAGTAAGTAATATAAATCAAATTGCCAAAGAAATTCAACTACTTATAGAGCAAAGTAAACAACAAGTTGCGCTTTCGGTTAATACCACAATGAGTCTAATGTACTGGCAAATTGGTAGAAAAATTAATAAAGAAGTTTTAAAATACGAAAGAGGCACTTATGGTAAACAGATTGTCCTATTACTATCAAAACAATTGACAACTGAATATGGCAAATCCTTTTCTGAGAAAAATTTGCGTAGAATGATGCAGTTTGCTTCATGCTTTCCAAAGGAAAATATTGTCGTACCAATGATACGACAATTGAGTTGGACTCATATTTTAGCCCTTATTCCTATGGAGGATCCTTTAAAACGTAAATTCTATTTACAATTATGTATTCATGAAAAATGGAGTGTACGGACGTTTCGTGAAAGAATTAAGTCAATGCTTTATGAACGTACTGCCATAAGTAAAAAACCTGAAGAAACAATAAGAAAGGATTTGGCTAAACTATATAAAGATCAAAATATTTCGCCCGATCTAGTATTTAGAGACCCGTATTTTCTGGATTTTTTGGGCTTATCTGATTCTTATTCCGAACAAGATTTGGAAAGTTCTATTCTTATTGAGCTTCAGAGATTTATAATAGAACTTGGTAGTGATTTTGCCTTTATGGCACGTCAAAAACGTATTATGATAGATAGTAGAGATTATTACATTGATCTCTTGTTTTATCATCGAAGGTTAAAATCTTTAGTAGCAATTGATTTAAAAATAGGGGAGTTTGAAGCTTCTTTTAAAGGACAGATGGAACTATACCTGCGCTATCTTGAAAAATATGAAATTGTTGAAGGTGAAAATAGCCCAATAGGTTTGATTCTTTGTACCGGAAAAAATGAAGAACATGTGGAATTATTACAATTGGATAAAAGCAACATAAGAATAGCCGAATATCTAACGCTTTTACCATCTAAAGAGATCTTACAAAATAAGTTGCATCGCGCTATTGAAATTGCTAAAAACAAATCAAACAATAAGAAAAGTTAA
- a CDS encoding S41 family peptidase: MIFFVFSSTYAQVNNNYLGFWKSRGYGWIIKIDNENIQFYDSNDQACVFNQTFPISFLQDKMKVDDNVLIIEQGVTKYWFDRIAQVPELCNKKWSKKELRDPILNFEFLWHTFNNQYAYFKERKVDWQALNTKYRKQIDQHTTDVELLVLCDAMLEELNDGHVSIEASDKLMRKAAKLGNWDTRDDADFYGLRKQIIERYVTDPKAFNLSKVVWGKINDQVGYLQLNSMETVADYGITPDMSAKEAKKLYVKAMSESNTPLKDLINGINSIMKKVVEDLKTTEHLILDLRFNGGGVDMVGLTALSYLINEEKEVFTKTHRVGDQYADSYNYILKPATKTYMGKLHILQSYWTASASEVLLLASKAYENIERIGSPSEGIFSDILSKKLPNRWDFELSNQVYKDKEGISYEVIGIPVHKDLNYPKDPYKFVENLKNELSTTNKDKAIEYVIRSFKK; the protein is encoded by the coding sequence TTGATCTTTTTTGTTTTTTCGTCGACCTATGCACAGGTCAATAATAATTATCTGGGATTTTGGAAATCCAGGGGTTACGGTTGGATTATTAAAATAGATAATGAAAATATACAGTTTTATGATAGTAACGATCAGGCATGTGTTTTTAATCAGACCTTTCCTATTTCATTTCTTCAAGACAAAATGAAAGTAGACGACAATGTTTTGATCATAGAGCAGGGAGTAACTAAATATTGGTTTGATCGAATTGCTCAGGTTCCGGAATTATGCAATAAAAAGTGGTCAAAAAAGGAACTACGTGATCCAATTTTAAACTTTGAATTCTTATGGCATACGTTTAATAACCAATACGCTTATTTCAAGGAAAGAAAGGTGGATTGGCAAGCCTTAAATACGAAGTACCGTAAACAAATTGATCAACATACAACCGATGTAGAATTGCTAGTACTTTGTGATGCTATGCTAGAAGAACTAAATGACGGACATGTGAGCATTGAAGCTTCGGATAAATTGATGCGTAAAGCGGCTAAACTTGGCAATTGGGATACCAGGGATGATGCCGATTTTTATGGACTACGTAAACAAATAATAGAACGTTATGTTACAGATCCTAAAGCCTTTAATTTATCTAAAGTTGTTTGGGGTAAAATTAATGATCAAGTAGGGTATTTACAGCTTAATAGTATGGAAACCGTTGCAGATTACGGAATTACCCCGGATATGAGTGCTAAAGAAGCTAAAAAATTGTACGTAAAAGCAATGTCAGAAAGTAATACCCCTTTAAAAGATCTAATAAATGGAATTAATTCGATTATGAAAAAAGTAGTTGAAGATTTAAAAACTACGGAGCATTTAATACTTGACCTTCGGTTTAATGGAGGGGGTGTAGATATGGTTGGACTTACAGCTTTAAGCTACTTAATTAACGAGGAAAAAGAAGTTTTTACAAAAACACATCGGGTAGGAGATCAATACGCGGATAGTTATAATTATATACTAAAACCTGCGACAAAAACCTACATGGGTAAACTTCATATTTTACAAAGTTATTGGACTGCTAGTGCTTCTGAAGTATTATTGTTAGCATCCAAAGCGTATGAGAATATAGAAAGAATAGGTTCCCCTTCCGAAGGTATTTTTTCGGATATTTTGTCCAAGAAGCTACCCAATAGATGGGATTTCGAGTTATCCAATCAAGTTTATAAAGATAAAGAAGGGATAAGCTACGAAGTAATCGGAATACCAGTTCATAAAGATTTAAACTACCCTAAAGATCCATATAAATTTGTGGAAAATTTAAAAAATGAACTTAGTACTACGAACAAGGATAAAGCGATTGAATATGTGATTCGTAGTTTTAAGAAGTGA